In Phreatobacter aquaticus, a single genomic region encodes these proteins:
- the rpsI gene encoding 30S ribosomal protein S9: protein MAETVSSLEGLASLKPATPDAPRHVQKLDKLGRAYATGKRKDAVARVWVKPGSGKITVNDRTLEVYFARPVLRMILRQPLVLVGRDTQYDINVTVAGGGLSGQAGAVRHGISKALTYYEPDLRGALKKEGFLTRDSRVVERKKYGKAKARRSFQFSKR, encoded by the coding sequence ATGGCCGAGACCGTCTCGTCCCTCGAGGGCCTCGCTTCCCTCAAGCCGGCCACGCCCGATGCTCCGCGCCATGTGCAGAAGCTCGACAAGCTCGGCCGCGCCTATGCCACCGGCAAGCGCAAAGATGCGGTTGCCCGCGTCTGGGTGAAGCCGGGTTCCGGCAAGATCACCGTCAACGACCGCACGCTGGAAGTCTATTTCGCCCGTCCGGTGCTGCGCATGATCCTGCGCCAGCCGCTGGTTCTGGTCGGTCGCGACACCCAGTACGACATCAATGTCACGGTTGCCGGCGGCGGTCTTTCGGGCCAGGCCGGCGCGGTGCGCCACGGCATTTCCAAGGCTCTGACCTATTACGAGCCGGATCTGCGCGGCGCGCTGAAGAAGGAAGGCTTCCTCACCCGCGACAGCCGCGTGGTCGAGCGCAAGAAGTACGGCAAGGCCAAGGCCCGTCGTTCCTTCCAGTTCTCGAAGCGCTGA
- the rplM gene encoding 50S ribosomal protein L13, with amino-acid sequence MKTYVAKPAEVDKKWVVIDAKGLVVGRLATIVAMRLRGKHKATYTPHVDCGDNIIIINADKVVLTGRKWDQKTYYHHTGYAGGIKARVAKTIRDGKFPERIVEKAVERMVPRGPLGRKQMSNLRVYAGDKHPHEAQMPVALDVGVMNSKNVRI; translated from the coding sequence CGAAGCCCGCCGAGGTCGACAAGAAGTGGGTTGTGATCGACGCGAAGGGCCTGGTTGTGGGCCGTCTCGCGACGATCGTGGCGATGCGCCTGCGCGGCAAGCACAAGGCCACCTATACCCCCCATGTCGATTGCGGTGACAACATCATCATCATCAATGCGGACAAGGTGGTTCTCACCGGCCGCAAGTGGGACCAGAAGACCTATTACCATCACACCGGTTATGCCGGCGGCATCAAGGCGCGCGTCGCCAAGACCATCCGCGACGGCAAGTTCCCCGAGCGTATCGTGGAAAAGGCCGTTGAGCGCATGGTTCCCCGTGGCCCGCTCGGCCGCAAGCAGATGTCGAACCTGCGCGTCTATGCCGGCGACAAGCACCCCCATGAGGCGCAGATGCCGGTCGCTCTCGACGTCGGTGTCATGAACTCGAAGAATGTGAGGATCTGA